Proteins co-encoded in one Bradyrhizobium sp. 170 genomic window:
- a CDS encoding thiamine pyrophosphate-dependent enzyme has product MTANELATAVARRLNIRIVISNNQSYGTIRTRQERAFPKRPGGAGLSNPDFATLARAFGAQAIRSRAQRWRPRSSRKQCRRTAPL; this is encoded by the coding sequence ATGACCGCGAACGAGTTGGCAACTGCCGTTGCCCGCCGGCTCAACATAAGGATCGTGATCTCCAACAATCAATCGTACGGCACCATCCGTACGCGTCAGGAGAGAGCATTTCCGAAACGTCCTGGAGGTGCGGGCCTGTCTAACCCCGATTTTGCGACCCTTGCCCGCGCATTCGGCGCGCAGGCTATACGATCACGAGCGCAGCGCTGGCGGCCGAGGTCGTCGCGGAAGCAATGTCGGCGAACTGCCCCGTTGTGA
- a CDS encoding NYN domain-containing protein: MSSCSTKVALLIDGANLHAASKALGFDVDYKRLLKEFQSRGTLVRALYYTAIIEDQEYSSIRPLIDWLDYNGYTVVTKVTREFTDASGHRRVKGSMDIKLAVDAMELAEHIDQMILFSGDGDFRPLVEAVQRRGVRVTVVSTIASHPPMIADELRRQADAFIDLVDLKPKLGRDPSERSASREPRHHALQLRDHDS, encoded by the coding sequence ATGTCATCTTGCTCTACCAAGGTCGCACTCCTTATCGATGGCGCTAATCTACATGCGGCCAGCAAGGCGCTTGGTTTCGATGTGGATTACAAGCGACTGCTCAAGGAATTCCAAAGTCGGGGGACGCTGGTTCGCGCGCTCTACTACACCGCGATCATCGAGGATCAGGAATATTCGTCGATCCGTCCCTTGATCGATTGGCTCGACTATAACGGCTATACCGTGGTCACCAAGGTGACCAGGGAGTTTACCGACGCCAGCGGCCATCGCAGAGTGAAGGGCAGCATGGACATCAAACTCGCTGTTGATGCCATGGAGCTTGCCGAGCATATCGACCAGATGATTCTGTTCTCAGGTGACGGCGACTTCCGCCCGCTGGTGGAGGCGGTCCAACGTCGGGGAGTTCGCGTCACCGTCGTCTCGACCATTGCCAGCCATCCTCCGATGATCGCCGATGAACTTCGGCGTCAGGCCGACGCTTTCATCGACCTCGTGGATTTGAAGCCCAAGCTTGGCCGCGACCCGTCCGAGCGGTCAGCCTCGCGCGAGCCGCGCCATCATGCGTTACAGTTGCGCGATCACGACAGCTGA
- a CDS encoding CoA transferase, protein MTARPQLPERTPRVMGEPTALDGLLVVDFTRVVAGPACTQTLADFGAEVIKIENPDGGDDTRHYEHAEIGGESAAFLSLNRNKRGIALDFNNPAALEVARELIAKADVVVENFSGGIMKRFGLDYASVAPTNPKLIYCSISAYGRKGEFALRPGFDPITQAESGFMSLNGFPDGEPVRTGPPIVDMATGMSACNAILLALIARDRLGRGQQVEVALIDTAVTMTGFYGMAYLISGANPGRFGNSPNGSPTVGVYQASDGPLYMACANDRLYRRLVVDVLDRPDLVTDPEFAHRKNRTANKEKLRAIIAGIFASDSLEHWMAKMKKANIPVGYLRTVEEGFNAPEVRDRHRLSRITHPTAGTVPNIETPLQMSLTPTVDPVAAPLLGEHTREVLRKTLGYDERRIAALAEAGAFGKPGNTA, encoded by the coding sequence ATGACTGCCAGACCGCAATTGCCGGAGCGAACGCCGCGCGTGATGGGCGAACCGACTGCGCTGGATGGTCTGCTGGTCGTCGACTTCACGCGAGTCGTTGCCGGCCCGGCCTGCACGCAAACGCTGGCCGATTTCGGTGCCGAAGTGATCAAGATCGAAAACCCTGATGGGGGCGACGATACCCGCCATTATGAACACGCGGAAATCGGCGGCGAGAGCGCGGCCTTTCTCAGCCTCAATCGCAACAAGCGCGGCATCGCGCTCGATTTCAACAATCCTGCGGCGCTCGAAGTCGCCCGTGAACTGATCGCGAAAGCGGATGTCGTCGTGGAGAATTTCTCCGGCGGCATAATGAAGAGGTTCGGTCTTGACTATGCCTCCGTCGCGCCGACCAATCCGAAGCTGATCTATTGCTCGATCTCGGCCTACGGCCGCAAGGGCGAGTTCGCCTTGCGCCCGGGCTTCGATCCGATCACGCAGGCCGAAAGCGGCTTCATGTCGCTGAATGGATTTCCGGATGGGGAGCCGGTGCGGACCGGTCCGCCGATCGTCGACATGGCGACGGGCATGTCGGCATGCAACGCGATCCTGCTGGCGCTGATTGCCCGTGACCGGCTCGGCCGCGGCCAGCAGGTCGAAGTGGCGCTGATCGACACCGCCGTGACGATGACCGGTTTCTACGGCATGGCCTATCTAATCAGCGGCGCGAATCCGGGCCGCTTCGGGAATTCACCGAACGGCTCGCCCACCGTCGGTGTCTATCAGGCATCCGATGGGCCGCTTTACATGGCCTGCGCCAACGACCGCCTGTACCGCCGGCTCGTGGTGGACGTGCTCGATCGACCGGACCTCGTCACCGATCCCGAGTTTGCCCACAGGAAAAACCGAACCGCCAACAAGGAAAAGTTGCGCGCCATCATCGCCGGTATCTTCGCCAGCGACAGCCTCGAGCACTGGATGGCGAAGATGAAGAAGGCCAACATACCGGTCGGCTATCTGCGCACCGTAGAGGAAGGTTTCAACGCGCCGGAAGTGCGCGACCGCCATCGTCTTAGCCGGATTACGCATCCGACCGCGGGCACCGTCCCCAATATTGAAACGCCGCTGCAGATGAGCCTGACGCCAACCGTCGATCCCGTAGCGGCGCCGCTGCTCGGCGAGCATACGAGGGAAGTGCTCCGAAAGACCCTCGGCTATGATGAGCGACGTATCGCGGCTCTGGCCGAGGCGGGGGCTTTCGGGAAGCCGGGCAATACGGCCTGA
- a CDS encoding GFA family protein, with translation MKHTGSCFCGAVEVQVTGAPEGMGYCHCSSCRSWSGGPVNAFSLWKPEAVRITAGAQHVATFEKTPMSQRKYCAECGGHLMTNHPTLGLVDVFAATLPTLPFTPGVHVNYAETVLPMRDGLPKLKDFPAELGGSGEVIAE, from the coding sequence ATGAAGCATACCGGAAGCTGTTTTTGCGGCGCGGTCGAGGTCCAGGTCACGGGTGCGCCGGAAGGAATGGGTTATTGCCATTGCAGTTCCTGCCGTTCGTGGTCCGGCGGACCGGTGAACGCATTTAGCCTGTGGAAGCCGGAAGCGGTACGGATCACGGCGGGGGCGCAACACGTCGCGACGTTCGAGAAGACTCCGATGAGCCAGCGCAAATACTGCGCGGAGTGCGGCGGTCATCTGATGACCAATCATCCGACGCTCGGGCTGGTCGATGTCTTCGCTGCAACCCTCCCGACACTCCCCTTCACGCCCGGCGTGCACGTCAACTACGCCGAGACGGTGCTGCCGATGCGGGATGGGCTGCCCAAACTGAAGGATTTTCCCGCCGAGCTTGGCGGCTCCGGTGAGGTGATCGCCGAGTAG
- the mddA gene encoding methanethiol S-methyltransferase codes for MTETQAIHPAIPGNRVLRFTAFLFGGVAYFTFLFTILYAIGFVSGLAVPKAIDTGANSGIFEAIVVNLILMSLFAIQHSVMARKSFKHWWTRFIPRSVERSTYVLCASLTLLLLFWQWRPMPAIIWNVQEPEMAVVIATLSFVGWVIVFTSTFLINHFELFGLHQVANNLAGREMPAPVFRTPFFYRFVRHPIYLGFIIAFWATPTMSAGHLLFSAVTTAYIFVGIMLEERDLVAMFGDEYRRYRERVSMLFPWRRPA; via the coding sequence ATGACAGAAACCCAAGCCATCCACCCGGCGATACCGGGCAATCGGGTGCTAAGATTCACTGCATTTCTGTTCGGCGGTGTGGCCTATTTCACATTTCTGTTCACGATTCTGTACGCCATCGGGTTCGTATCGGGGCTCGCCGTGCCGAAGGCGATCGATACCGGCGCGAATTCGGGGATATTCGAGGCAATTGTTGTCAATCTCATACTGATGTCGCTATTTGCCATCCAACATAGCGTCATGGCGCGTAAATCGTTTAAACACTGGTGGACGCGGTTTATTCCGAGGTCTGTCGAGCGCAGCACCTATGTGCTGTGCGCAAGCCTGACGCTTCTGTTGCTGTTCTGGCAATGGCGTCCGATGCCGGCCATCATCTGGAACGTCCAGGAGCCCGAAATGGCGGTGGTGATCGCTACACTGTCGTTCGTTGGTTGGGTGATCGTGTTCACGAGCACCTTCCTGATCAATCATTTCGAACTGTTCGGATTACATCAGGTCGCCAACAATCTCGCAGGCCGCGAGATGCCGGCGCCCGTCTTCCGGACGCCGTTCTTCTACCGTTTTGTCCGGCACCCGATCTATCTCGGTTTCATCATCGCGTTCTGGGCGACCCCGACGATGAGCGCCGGGCATTTGCTGTTCTCGGCGGTGACCACGGCCTACATCTTCGTCGGCATCATGCTCGAGGAGCGCGATCTTGTGGCCATGTTCGGCGACGAATATCGCCGTTATCGGGAACGCGTTTCCATGCTATTCCCCTGGCGCAGGCCGGCCTGA